One part of the Mustela erminea isolate mMusErm1 chromosome 11, mMusErm1.Pri, whole genome shotgun sequence genome encodes these proteins:
- the CD36 gene encoding platelet glycoprotein 4, with translation MGCDRNCGLIAGAVIGAVLAVFGGILMPVGDMLIEKTIKKQVVLEEGTIAFQNWVKTGTEVYRQFWIFDVQNPEEVVANSSKIKVKQRGPYTYRVRYLAKENITHDSESHTVSFIQPNGAIFEPSLSVGTENDTLTVLNLAVAAAPHLYPNAFVQVVLNSLIKKSKSAMFQRRTVREFLWGYTDPFLSLVPYPISTTVGVFYPYNNTADGVYTVFTGKDNISQVAIIDTYKGKRNLSYWPSYCDMINGTDAASFPPFVEKTRVLRFFSSDICRSIYAVFGADINLKGIPVYRFVLPSMAFASPVQNPDNHCFCTEKVISKNCTSYGVLDIGKCKEGKPVYISLPHFLHASPDIGEPIEGLSPNEDEHSTYLDVEPITGFTLRFAKRLQVNILVKPARKIEALKNLKRNYIVPVLWLNETGTIGDEKAEKFRKQVTGKINLLGLVEIILLSVGVVMFVAFMISYCACRSKRVK, from the exons ATGGGCTGTGATCGAAACTGTGGGCTCATCGCTGGTGCCGTCATCGGCGCAGTGCTGGCTGTGTTTGGAGGTATTCTGATGCCGGTTGGAGACATGCTTATTGAGAAGACCATTAAGAAG cAAGTTGTACTGGAAGAAGGTACAATTGCCTTTCAAAATTGGGTTAAAACAGGCACAGAAGTTTACAGACAGTTTTGGATCTTTGACGTGCAAAACCCAGAAGAAGTGGTTGCAAACAGCAGCAAAATCAAAGTCAAACAAAGGGGTCCTTACACATACAG AGTTCGTTATCTAGCCAAAGAAAATATAACCCACGACTCCGAGAGCCACACAGTCTCTTTTATCCAGCCCAATGGTGCCATCTTCGAACCTTCACTTTCTGTTGGAACAGAGAATGACACTTTGACCGTTCTCAATCTGGCTGTAGCT gctgCACCCCATCTCTATCCAAATGCATTTGTTCAAGTGGTACTCAATTCACTTATCAAAAAGTCAAAATCTGCTATGTTTCAAAGAAGAACTGTGAGAGAGTTCTTGTGGGGCTATACAGATCCGTTCTTGAGTTTGGTTCCATATCCTATTTCTACGACAGTTGGTGTGTTTTATCCC TACAACAACACTGCAGATGGCGTGTATACGGTTTTCACTGGGAAAGACAACATAAGCCAAGTTGCCATAATTGACACTTACAAAGGTAAAAG GAATCTCTCCTATTGGCCAAGTTATTGTGACATGATTAATGGTACAG ATGCAGCCTCATTTCCACCTTTTGTTGAGAAGACACGAGTATTGCGTTTCTTTTCCTCTGACATTTGCAG GTCAATCTACGCTGTATTTGGAGCTGACATTAATCTGAAAGGAATCCCTGTCTATAGATTTGTTCTTCCATCCATGGCCTTTGCATCTCCAGTTCAAAATCCAGATAACCATTGTTTCTGCACAGAAAAAGTTATCTCAAAAAATTGTACATCATATGGTGTGCTAGACATTGGCAAATGCAAAGAAG gaAAGCCTGTATACATTTCACTTCCTCATTTTCTACATGCGAGTCCTGATATTGGAGAACCTATTGAAGGCTTAAGTCCAAATGAAGATGAACACAGCACATACTTAGATGTTGAACCT ATAACTGGATTCACTTTACGATTTGCAAAACGGCTGCAAGTCAACATATTGGTCAAGCCAGCAAGAAAAATTGA AGCATTAAAGAATCTGAAGCGAAACTATATTGTGCCTGTTCTTTGGCTTAATGAg ACTGGTACCATTGGTGATGAGAAGGCAGAAAAGTTCAGAAAACAAGTGACTGGAAAAATAAACCTCCTTGGCCTGGTAGAAATTATCTTACTCAGTGTTGGTGTGGTGATGTTTGTTGCTTTTATGATTTCATACTGTGCATGCAGATCAAAGAgagtaaaataa